The Christensenella timonensis DNA segment CGCTCTCTTTGGGAACGTTCACCGGATAATTTTCCACCTTGGCCTGGGACTCGATGGGAGAAATACGCTGCATCACGCCCGGGCGCACCGTTGCCATCTGCGGACGGTAATCCGGGCAGATGATGGTCGCCATGATGTTCCCGCCGAACGCAGGACGCGTCATACGCAGGTTTTTTGTTTCCGGATCGATCTCAAGCCCCGTACAGTCCGCCGTGAGGCCGGTATGTACACGCGCGGATACGCGCGGCGCCAGATCCCTGCCGATCGCCGTTGCGCCGTAAAGTACGATCTCCGGCTTTTTGGCCTTGATAATTTCCGTCAGAACATGCGCGTAAGGCTCTGTCATATAGACCTTGAGCGCGGGATCGTCCGCTAAGATCACGTTGTCCGCGCCGTAACGCCCCAGCTTTTCCGCCATCGCGCCGATGTCCGAGCCCAGTACGACAGCCGTCACTTCCGTGCCTAAGTCCGCCGCAAGCTCTTTTCCCTTGCCGACCAGCTCCAGGGAAACGCTTGTCAGCTTGTTATCTTCCTGTTGTGCGAATACGAATACGCCCTTATAATCCTGTATATTCATCATATCACCACTTTCCGTCAAATAATGAACTTGCTGCGGAGTTTTTCCATCAGGAATTCAACCGATTCCGCTGCATCCGTATTCACAACCGTACCCGCAGCCTTCAGCGGCTTGGTGAACGATTTGAACACGTGCGTCGGGGAACCCTTGAGCCCGATATTGCTCCTGTCAACGTCAAGGTCTTCCAGCGTCCAGATCTTGACTTCCTGCTCACGGTACGCGTCAAATACGCCCTTGGGCGTCATGTAACGCGGCTCGTTGAGCTCCGCAAGCGCGGTTAAAAGGCACGGCATTTTTGCTTTCAGGATATGATACCTGTCCTCATACTGGCGCTTCACGACAACGCTGTCGCCCTCGACCTTGATCTCCTCCGCATAGCTGATATTGACCAGTTTCAGATGCTCCGCAATCTGCGGGCCGACCTGCGCCGTGTCCCCGTCGATCGCCTGGCGGCCTGTGATGATCAGGTCAAAGGGCAGTTTCTTGATGGCCGACGCAAGCGTGGACGACGTCGCCCATGTATCCGCACCGCCAAACGCCCTGTCCGTAACCAGGATCGCCTCGTCTGCGCCCATCGCGAGCGCTTCCCTAAGGGCGAGATCCGCCTGCGGCGGCCCCATAGAGATCACGCTTACCTTAGCGCCCATGGAATCCTTCAGGCGCAGCGCGGCCTCAAGGCCCGCCTTGTCGTCAGGGTTGATAATGGACGGCACACCCTCGCGGATGAGCGTCCCAGTATTCGGGTCCAGCTTTACTTCATTCGTATCCGGAACCTGTTTGATGCAAACAACGATATTCAATGTGTTTTCCCCCTTCCGTTTACTTGAGCGCCGCGCCGGAAATAACCATGCGCTGCACTTCGCTGGTTCCCTCGTAGATCTCTGTGATCTTCGCATCGCGCATCATGCGCTCCAGCGGGTAATCCCTTGTATATCCGTAGCCGCCCAAAAGCTGTACGCACTTGGTCGTTACTTCCATTGCCGTTTCCGCCGCCACCAGCTTTGCCATCGCGGATTCCACAGAGAAACGCTCCTGCGTATCCTTGGCGATCGCCGCACGGTAAACGAGCAGCTGCGCCGCCTCGACCTTCGCTTTTAAGTCGGCGATCACGAATTGCGTGTTCTGGAATTTGGAGAGCGGGCGTCCAAACTGCTTTCTTTCCTTGACATAGACGATCGCTTCATTAAGAGCGCCTTCCGCAATGCCCAGCGCCTGTGCGGCAATACCGATACGGCCGCCGTCCAGCGTGTTCATCGCGACCTTGAAGCCCTGCCCTTCTTTTCCCAGCAGGTTTTCCTTGGGGACGATGCAGTTTTCCATGATCAGCTCTGCCGTGGCGCTGCCGCGGATGCCCATCTTGCGCTCTTTTTTCCCGACCGAGAAGCCCGGGAAATCTTTTTCCACGATGAACGCGGAAATACCGTGGTTGCCTTTGGATTTGTCTGTCATCGCAAAAATAATGTAGATATCCGCGTACCCGGCGTTGGTGATAAATATCTTATTGCCGTTGAGTACATAGTGGTCGCCTTCCAGCACAGCCTTGGTCTGCTGGCCGGACGCATCCGTGCCCGCACCCGCTTCCGTAAGGCCGAATGCCCCCAGCTTTTCCCCCTTCGCAAGCGGAACCAGATATTTTTGCTTCTGCTCCTCGCTGCCGAATTGCTTGATGGGATTGGAGCCCAGCGACGTATGCGCCGACACGATAACTCCCGTCGTCGCGCATGCCTTGGAAAGCTCTTCCACGCACATCACGTACGCAAGCGTATCGCAGCCCTGTCCACCATATTCCTTGGGGAAGGGTATGCCCAAAAAGCCATACTTTTTCAACTTTTCAACCGTTTCGACCGGGAAACGTTCCTCTTCGTCCAGTTCCTCCGCGAGCGGTTTCACTTCGTTTTCTGCAAAATCGCGGAAAAG contains these protein-coding regions:
- a CDS encoding electron transfer flavoprotein subunit alpha/FixB family protein, which translates into the protein MNIQDYKGVFVFAQQEDNKLTSVSLELVGKGKELAADLGTEVTAVVLGSDIGAMAEKLGRYGADNVILADDPALKVYMTEPYAHVLTEIIKAKKPEIVLYGATAIGRDLAPRVSARVHTGLTADCTGLEIDPETKNLRMTRPAFGGNIMATIICPDYRPQMATVRPGVMQRISPIESQAKVENYPVNVPKESVNVEILDIIKKVSDKMDIQDAKILVSGGRGMGCPENFKLLEDLAEAFGGGTTVSSSRACVDAGWVEKDRQVGQTGKTVRPDLYIACGISGAIQHLAGMEDSEVIIAINKDETAPIFEVADFGVVGDVTKILPLFTEQVKRAIAERKDA
- a CDS encoding electron transfer flavoprotein subunit beta/FixA family protein, whose translation is MNIVVCIKQVPDTNEVKLDPNTGTLIREGVPSIINPDDKAGLEAALRLKDSMGAKVSVISMGPPQADLALREALAMGADEAILVTDRAFGGADTWATSSTLASAIKKLPFDLIITGRQAIDGDTAQVGPQIAEHLKLVNISYAEEIKVEGDSVVVKRQYEDRYHILKAKMPCLLTALAELNEPRYMTPKGVFDAYREQEVKIWTLEDLDVDRSNIGLKGSPTHVFKSFTKPLKAAGTVVNTDAAESVEFLMEKLRSKFII
- a CDS encoding acyl-CoA dehydrogenase, with protein sequence MDFTLSKEHQMLQTLFRDFAENEVKPLAEELDEEERFPVETVEKLKKYGFLGIPFPKEYGGQGCDTLAYVMCVEELSKACATTGVIVSAHTSLGSNPIKQFGSEEQKQKYLVPLAKGEKLGAFGLTEAGAGTDASGQQTKAVLEGDHYVLNGNKIFITNAGYADIYIIFAMTDKSKGNHGISAFIVEKDFPGFSVGKKERKMGIRGSATAELIMENCIVPKENLLGKEGQGFKVAMNTLDGGRIGIAAQALGIAEGALNEAIVYVKERKQFGRPLSKFQNTQFVIADLKAKVEAAQLLVYRAAIAKDTQERFSVESAMAKLVAAETAMEVTTKCVQLLGGYGYTRDYPLERMMRDAKITEIYEGTSEVQRMVISGAALK